A stretch of the Pedobacter sp. MC2016-14 genome encodes the following:
- a CDS encoding TonB-dependent receptor encodes MYKNFTTKSAGPSGHIRQIYRVMRITTIFMFGIMMQVAASSSAQKISINKRNADLESVFKSIREQSGYDFVFDLKVMETAKPVTVNLRDVSVSEVLDVCFANQMLTYAIEDKTVMVSKKSFVGKILNYFQSIDVSGKVLDESGNPLPGVSIRVKGTDKVILSRANGGFYLNVENENAILVFSFVGYKTKELNARAKMEFRMETDPAKLDEVMVIGYGTTTKRVSTGSQTGITAKDIERQPVTNVLQALQGRMPGVAITQTNGLPGAGINVQIRGINSIGKGNVPLYIIDGVPFLSTPISGAASVTGTPAASVGLAATSAEGQTSPMNIINPSDIESIDVLKDADATAIYGSRGANGVILITTKKGRAGKTQFSVNANTGMSKVANYVELLSTDEYLALRRKAFANNPAAVMAGNVDLTWDPNVNQNFPKILLGNTARTHDITSNISGGDVLTNFYLSGTFHRETNIYPGEQAYQRGGAHLNFNHSSSDQKFSLSVSSTYSADQNDITITELANYAYVLPPNFPLYNADGSLYFASGFNNPLAFLLQSNDARGSNFVTNLGLKYTIIKGLNISSTLGYGKTDMRTNSVRPLASYALSATRTSGSVIESYVYSNNYIFEPQLTYKSALWKGNLEALVAGSWQFRQSKIPYSLNATDFLSDDFLSDIGSARTKTVSSGSNEYKYASVFGRLNYNVLNKYIANMSFRRDGSSRFGPNNRFGNFGAVGAAWVFSEENLLKNKFSWFSFGKLRGSYGIVGSDEIGNYAYYDSYTSDPYVYNGSTGLQPSRLANNNYKWEETKKLEVAIELGFFKDRLSLTAATYRNRTSNQLLEFPISTQAGFPGFSSNLGAVLQNSGTEFSLNSTNIQKKDFKWTSAFNISKNRNKLVAFPNIEKTAYYTRYVVGKPLSVLYALQFAGMSPTTGLPTYADLNGSGTISTGFVDTGRGDQYYVGTAYPKFFGGLTNSITYKGINLDFTFQFVKQLSKTLIAATNYPPGYPYNAAASVMRDYLALGSQDQLVTQDARSVQGSAAYTAFLNYALSDQVFVDASFIKLKNASLSYAIPAKLLSKINAQNLRVYVQGQNLFTITKYKGYDPESQGAATPPLRTISAGLQLTF; translated from the coding sequence ATGTATAAAAATTTTACTACTAAATCGGCTGGGCCTTCAGGCCACATCCGACAAATTTACCGTGTTATGCGTATCACCACCATTTTCATGTTCGGTATTATGATGCAGGTCGCTGCCTCTTCATCAGCACAAAAAATTTCCATAAATAAGCGCAATGCTGATTTGGAGTCTGTATTCAAATCTATTCGTGAACAAAGTGGCTATGACTTTGTATTCGATTTGAAAGTGATGGAAACTGCTAAGCCTGTTACCGTTAACCTTAGGGATGTAAGTGTGAGCGAAGTGTTAGACGTATGTTTTGCCAATCAAATGCTAACCTACGCTATTGAAGACAAGACCGTAATGGTAAGCAAAAAGAGTTTTGTGGGTAAAATATTGAATTACTTTCAAAGCATCGACGTATCGGGGAAGGTTTTGGATGAATCGGGAAACCCGCTTCCAGGAGTATCAATCAGAGTTAAAGGAACAGATAAAGTCATTTTATCAAGAGCTAACGGAGGTTTTTATTTAAACGTGGAAAATGAAAATGCCATATTAGTATTCAGTTTTGTAGGCTATAAAACCAAAGAATTAAATGCCCGGGCGAAAATGGAGTTTAGAATGGAAACTGATCCCGCAAAGCTTGACGAAGTAATGGTGATTGGTTATGGAACCACAACCAAAAGGGTATCTACAGGATCACAAACGGGGATTACCGCAAAAGATATTGAAAGACAGCCAGTAACCAACGTTCTGCAGGCCTTGCAGGGTAGAATGCCAGGAGTGGCCATTACACAAACCAATGGACTTCCTGGTGCGGGTATTAATGTACAGATTAGGGGTATAAACTCAATAGGTAAGGGAAATGTTCCTTTGTATATTATTGACGGTGTGCCTTTTCTTTCTACGCCAATTAGTGGGGCGGCTTCGGTTACCGGAACTCCGGCTGCGAGTGTTGGACTTGCAGCAACATCAGCCGAAGGCCAAACCAGCCCTATGAATATCATAAACCCTTCGGATATAGAGAGTATTGATGTCCTGAAGGATGCTGATGCTACAGCAATCTACGGCTCAAGAGGAGCAAATGGTGTGATATTAATTACCACCAAAAAAGGAAGAGCTGGTAAAACCCAGTTTTCTGTAAACGCAAATACAGGCATGTCTAAAGTAGCAAACTATGTAGAGTTGTTAAGCACGGATGAATATCTGGCCCTGAGGCGAAAAGCATTTGCTAATAACCCTGCTGCCGTCATGGCTGGGAACGTAGATTTAACCTGGGATCCGAATGTCAATCAAAATTTTCCTAAAATTTTACTTGGGAATACCGCCCGTACCCATGATATTACTTCAAATATATCTGGTGGAGATGTGCTTACAAACTTTTACCTGAGTGGAACATTTCATAGAGAAACTAATATTTATCCGGGAGAACAGGCTTATCAGCGTGGGGGAGCGCATCTGAATTTTAATCATTCTTCATCAGATCAGAAATTTAGTTTGTCTGTATCTTCTACCTATTCTGCCGACCAGAATGATATTACGATCACCGAGCTTGCCAATTATGCTTATGTGTTGCCTCCTAACTTCCCATTGTATAATGCTGATGGATCATTGTATTTTGCATCTGGCTTTAATAATCCCTTGGCTTTTCTTCTGCAAAGTAATGACGCCCGGGGTAGTAATTTTGTAACCAATCTTGGCTTAAAGTATACAATTATAAAGGGATTGAATATCAGTAGCACTTTAGGTTATGGTAAAACGGATATGAGAACCAATTCTGTGCGCCCATTGGCTTCGTATGCCCTTTCGGCTACCAGAACCAGTGGCTCTGTAATCGAATCTTATGTTTACAGCAATAATTATATCTTTGAACCGCAGCTAACTTATAAATCGGCCCTTTGGAAAGGTAATCTTGAAGCACTGGTTGCTGGGTCATGGCAATTTAGACAGTCTAAGATACCATATAGTCTTAATGCTACAGATTTCTTATCGGACGATTTCCTGTCTGATATTGGTTCTGCCAGAACTAAAACCGTTAGCAGTGGCTCGAATGAATATAAATACGCATCGGTATTCGGACGTTTAAATTACAATGTATTGAATAAATATATTGCCAATATGTCATTCAGACGAGACGGTTCTTCAAGGTTTGGGCCGAACAACCGTTTCGGTAATTTTGGTGCTGTTGGCGCGGCCTGGGTTTTTTCTGAGGAAAATTTGCTGAAGAATAAATTCAGTTGGTTTAGCTTTGGTAAGTTAAGAGGTAGTTACGGTATTGTTGGAAGTGACGAGATAGGTAACTATGCTTATTACGATAGCTATACTTCTGATCCTTATGTTTATAATGGCTCGACAGGCCTTCAGCCTAGCAGATTAGCCAACAACAACTATAAGTGGGAGGAAACAAAAAAACTGGAGGTCGCCATAGAACTGGGTTTTTTTAAGGATAGGTTGTCATTAACCGCTGCGACTTACAGAAACCGTACTTCAAACCAACTCCTTGAATTTCCAATTAGTACACAGGCTGGTTTTCCGGGTTTCTCTTCTAACCTTGGTGCGGTGTTGCAAAATTCGGGTACGGAGTTTTCCCTGAACAGTACCAATATTCAAAAAAAGGACTTCAAATGGACTTCAGCATTCAATATTTCCAAAAACAGAAACAAGCTGGTAGCATTCCCTAACATCGAAAAAACTGCTTATTACACCAGATATGTAGTTGGGAAACCTTTGTCAGTCTTATATGCACTGCAATTTGCCGGTATGAGTCCGACAACAGGGTTGCCCACTTATGCTGATTTAAATGGAAGCGGGACTATAAGTACTGGCTTTGTGGATACCGGACGTGGAGATCAGTACTATGTTGGTACAGCTTATCCTAAGTTTTTTGGTGGATTAACAAACTCCATCACTTATAAAGGCATCAATTTAGATTTCACTTTTCAGTTTGTTAAGCAGCTATCTAAAACGCTCATTGCTGCTACCAATTACCCTCCTGGTTATCCATATAATGCAGCGGCCTCAGTAATGAGAGACTACCTGGCTTTGGGTTCTCAGGATCAATTGGTTACTCAGGATGCGAGAAGTGTTCAAGGATCCGCAGCATATACAGCATTCTTAAATTATGCTTTGTCAGACCAGGTTTTTGTAGATGCTTCTTTCATAAAATTGAAAAATGCTAGTTTATCTTATGCCATTCCAGCCAAATTACTTTCCAAAATCAACGCACAGAATTTAAGGGTTTACGTTCAGGGACAGAATTTGTTTACCATCACCAAATACAAAGGTTATGATCCTGAGTCACAAGGCGCAGCTACCCCGCCACTCCGCACCATTTCTGCAGGTTTACAATTAACTTTTTAA
- a CDS encoding RagB/SusD family nutrient uptake outer membrane protein yields MKAKIFKFTIGLFAIVFMGCEKMIEINSPLNETPSAGVYTTDKIALSALSGMYGRFSQTSFQTTGLPVYTSLMADDLRYLATVTAPQEYNTNTYTALTASAEPFTEFYQVIYRTNAIIEGLTTYAGTSAAINKQLIAEAKLMRGYAYFILVNFYGEVPLVLQTDANVTAYLPRETVANIYKQIISDLIDAKANLRSDYSFTNGDRLGVNKFTAAALLARVYLYTGNYSMAEENSTEVIQATNLYTMVSTATMGTALFVKNSSESIWQLPQPVSATNQYTVEGSVFLPSSNTVAALFYQLQPSFLSIFTGTDRRRTLWMRDLTIAGNQYVVPAKFKYRTHSEALAANVTESQIILRLAEQYLIRAEARVRIGTNISGALTDLNVTRLRADIPALTTTNPSVLLDEIALEYRKEFFCEQAFRWFNLKRTGQADVVLPLLKPTWKPEAKFYPIAQSIINNNPNLIK; encoded by the coding sequence ATGAAAGCTAAAATATTCAAATTTACCATAGGCCTGTTTGCAATTGTTTTTATGGGTTGCGAAAAGATGATTGAAATCAATTCCCCCTTGAATGAAACTCCTTCTGCAGGTGTTTATACCACAGATAAAATAGCACTCTCTGCACTTTCTGGAATGTACGGGCGTTTTTCGCAGACTTCTTTCCAGACTACTGGTCTGCCAGTTTATACCTCTTTAATGGCAGATGATCTCCGTTACCTGGCGACAGTTACAGCTCCGCAAGAATATAACACCAATACCTATACTGCATTAACTGCGTCTGCAGAGCCATTTACAGAGTTTTACCAAGTGATTTACCGTACCAATGCCATTATCGAGGGTTTGACCACATATGCTGGAACATCTGCGGCTATCAATAAACAATTGATAGCCGAGGCCAAACTGATGCGGGGTTATGCCTATTTTATATTGGTTAATTTTTATGGTGAGGTGCCACTGGTTTTGCAGACCGATGCTAACGTTACAGCCTATTTGCCCAGGGAGACGGTAGCAAATATCTATAAACAAATTATCTCCGACCTAATCGATGCCAAGGCTAATCTCCGTTCGGATTATTCTTTTACAAATGGAGACAGATTAGGTGTAAATAAGTTTACAGCAGCGGCCTTACTGGCCAGGGTATATCTTTATACTGGTAACTATTCTATGGCAGAGGAAAATTCGACCGAAGTTATTCAGGCGACTAATTTATACACTATGGTTTCTACGGCTACCATGGGAACAGCTTTATTTGTTAAAAATAGTTCAGAAAGTATTTGGCAACTTCCACAGCCTGTGTCAGCGACAAATCAATACACTGTAGAAGGGTCAGTTTTCTTACCAAGCTCAAATACCGTAGCTGCATTATTTTATCAATTGCAGCCGTCTTTCCTCAGTATTTTTACCGGAACAGACAGACGCCGTACCTTGTGGATGAGGGATCTGACCATTGCGGGAAACCAATACGTTGTTCCCGCAAAATTCAAGTACCGTACTCATTCAGAGGCCCTGGCGGCAAACGTTACCGAATCGCAGATCATCCTGCGTTTGGCGGAACAATACTTAATCCGTGCTGAAGCGAGGGTGAGGATAGGTACGAATATCAGCGGAGCATTGACCGATTTGAACGTAACGAGGTTAAGAGCGGATATTCCAGCCCTTACTACAACTAACCCCTCAGTACTACTGGACGAAATTGCCTTGGAATACCGAAAAGAATTTTTCTGTGAACAGGCTTTCAGATGGTTTAATTTGAAACGGACAGGACAGGCAGATGTTGTTTTACCACTATTAAAACCTACCTGGAAACCAGAAGCCAAATTTTATCCAATTGCCCAATCCATTATTAACAATAACCCGAACTTGATAAAATAG
- a CDS encoding zinc-dependent metalloprotease, with protein sequence MNNKFIKYAPKRLSLGVMLTCLILGISSCVLVKKKPAKNKASVTGNPIVARPKADSIKNAMKPYKEIITSKALTQPGLMTVHKVAEKYFFEIPKKILKKDILVVTRLSGSTPGAGNFGGEEIGRRMIYWEQGPDNRLFLRVAAQVSIADSTDMIAKAVSNSNLNPIMASFPIKALGKDSSSLVIEVTDFLLSENPLVTFNPESKKSYGLGTPAADRSYVRSVKSFPINTEVRTIRTYNAAGGNLPAAVIAGALTLEINASFLLLPETPMVKRYADPRVGYFVNSYNKFSDEQQAVKQEVFVNRWRLEVKDKDLDKYKRGELVEPKKQIIYYIDPATPKKWRPYLIAGINDWQKAFEQAGFKNAIVGKEWPESDTTMSLEDARYSVVRYFASSNANAYGPNVSDPRSGEILESHIGWYHNVMTLVHNWYMIQCAAVDPRARKNKFDDELMGQLIRFISSHEVGHTLGLRHNMGASSTVPVEKLRDKAWVEAHGHTPSIMDYARFNYVAQPEDGISEKGLFPRINDYDKWAIEWGYHVFANVEDAEVERKLLNVMTRDSLANNKRLWFSGEGRDYDPRSQSEDLGDDPIKASLYGIKNLKRIVPNLVAWTREEGEDYTQLTTMYKAAVGQLDRYASHVLKNMGGVMVTEKLSDQTGAIYQPVSLARQKASIQFFNEQIFKTPTWLLDKNILNKIEPGYSGNSVQRMQQEIVAAVTSQSRLYRMMINQRDYGKGTYSPSEWLTDLKKGIFAEIYTGAAADDYRKTLQKMYVGSIITMYNKRFALQGSIDNILASLAPTDVLLYSNVKALGFAHLRELRRDIGNGIPKTKDKDTKIHLEYLKQMLDKIINESPIPGLNY encoded by the coding sequence ATGAACAACAAATTTATTAAATATGCTCCCAAACGCTTGAGTTTGGGAGTAATGTTAACCTGTCTGATTTTGGGTATCAGTTCTTGTGTATTGGTAAAAAAGAAGCCCGCTAAAAACAAGGCTTCAGTGACTGGCAATCCAATTGTGGCCAGACCTAAGGCCGATAGTATCAAAAATGCGATGAAACCTTATAAGGAAATCATCACAAGTAAAGCCCTTACACAGCCAGGATTGATGACGGTACACAAGGTTGCTGAAAAGTACTTTTTCGAAATTCCAAAAAAGATATTAAAAAAGGATATCCTGGTGGTTACCCGTTTAAGTGGGTCTACCCCAGGTGCGGGCAATTTTGGTGGTGAGGAAATTGGCAGGAGAATGATTTATTGGGAACAAGGCCCGGATAACAGGCTTTTCTTAAGAGTTGCTGCACAAGTGAGTATAGCCGATTCTACAGATATGATTGCTAAGGCAGTAAGTAACTCAAACTTAAATCCCATTATGGCTTCTTTCCCAATCAAGGCACTTGGAAAAGATTCTTCTTCATTAGTGATTGAGGTAACGGATTTCCTTTTGAGTGAAAACCCCCTGGTAACTTTTAATCCTGAAAGCAAGAAAAGTTATGGTCTGGGAACACCGGCAGCAGATCGTTCTTATGTGAGGAGCGTTAAGTCATTTCCAATCAACACGGAAGTTAGAACGATTAGAACGTATAATGCCGCAGGTGGGAACTTACCTGCTGCGGTTATTGCGGGGGCGCTTACCCTTGAAATCAACGCTTCATTTTTATTGTTGCCGGAAACGCCGATGGTTAAACGATATGCTGATCCAAGGGTGGGGTATTTTGTGAACAGCTACAACAAATTTTCGGATGAGCAACAAGCAGTAAAACAAGAAGTATTTGTTAACCGCTGGCGGCTTGAAGTGAAGGATAAAGACCTGGACAAATATAAAAGAGGTGAGTTAGTAGAACCCAAAAAACAAATTATTTATTACATTGATCCGGCCACGCCAAAAAAATGGAGACCATACCTGATTGCTGGTATAAATGATTGGCAAAAAGCATTTGAACAAGCGGGCTTCAAAAATGCGATTGTAGGTAAGGAATGGCCGGAAAGTGATACCACCATGAGCCTGGAAGATGCCAGATATTCTGTTGTCCGGTATTTTGCGTCGTCCAATGCGAATGCCTATGGACCAAACGTATCGGATCCTAGAAGTGGTGAAATATTAGAAAGCCATATTGGATGGTACCATAATGTGATGACATTGGTGCACAATTGGTACATGATCCAATGCGCAGCTGTAGATCCTCGTGCCAGAAAAAATAAATTTGATGACGAACTGATGGGACAGCTCATTCGCTTTATTTCCTCACATGAAGTAGGACATACGCTAGGTTTGAGGCATAACATGGGGGCAAGTAGCACGGTACCTGTTGAAAAGCTTAGAGATAAGGCCTGGGTAGAAGCACATGGGCATACACCATCTATTATGGATTACGCCCGTTTTAACTATGTGGCGCAACCAGAAGATGGAATCTCTGAAAAAGGCCTTTTTCCCAGGATTAACGATTATGATAAATGGGCAATTGAATGGGGATACCATGTTTTTGCAAATGTTGAGGATGCGGAAGTTGAAAGGAAATTGCTTAACGTGATGACCAGGGATAGCCTTGCAAACAATAAGCGGTTATGGTTCTCTGGCGAAGGAAGGGATTATGATCCAAGGTCTCAATCTGAAGATTTGGGCGATGACCCAATCAAGGCGAGTTTATACGGTATCAAAAACCTGAAACGCATTGTACCTAATTTGGTAGCCTGGACACGCGAAGAAGGGGAGGATTACACACAATTGACAACAATGTACAAAGCCGCTGTGGGTCAATTGGACAGATATGCAAGCCATGTTTTAAAGAATATGGGTGGCGTAATGGTGACCGAAAAATTATCTGATCAAACTGGGGCAATTTATCAACCAGTTAGCCTTGCCAGGCAGAAAGCATCTATTCAATTTTTTAACGAGCAGATATTCAAGACACCAACTTGGTTATTGGATAAGAATATCCTCAACAAAATTGAGCCGGGATATAGTGGGAATAGTGTGCAACGTATGCAGCAGGAAATTGTTGCCGCAGTTACTTCTCAATCCCGGTTGTACCGGATGATGATCAATCAAAGGGATTACGGTAAAGGCACGTATTCTCCGTCTGAATGGTTGACAGATTTAAAGAAGGGTATTTTTGCTGAAATTTACACTGGCGCTGCGGCAGATGACTATCGTAAAACACTACAAAAAATGTACGTGGGTAGTATTATAACCATGTATAACAAGCGATTTGCGCTTCAAGGATCAATTGATAACATTCTGGCATCCCTGGCGCCAACAGATGTTTTACTCTATTCAAATGTGAAGGCCCTGGGTTTCGCACATTTAAGGGAATTGAGAAGGGACATTGGTAATGGAATACCTAAGACTAAAGATAAAGACACAAAAATACATTTGGAGTACTTAAAGCAAATGCTGGATAAGATTATCAATGAATCGCCAATACCAGGCTTGAATTACTAA
- a CDS encoding amidohydrolase family protein, with product MKSKIKSLFIFTFFFLLCRQAASAANTDTSLLILKNVNVLDVNTGKYLKGRNVAISQGRILSIDAGKKIWKNAKVVDLSGKYLIPGLIDGHVHVSAHKKNNMENTYSHLNYYLRHGVTSVRDASGDGASLLAAQRAINNGERRGASVYFAALMAGDWYFNRDLNLRKDPYLPWEQLVTEKTNLDSAMRVAKACGATGVKLYHSFDKVLLPKVVASAKAQGLKTWGHVMMYPANPIDVASSGVEVLSHVFMLENLVTDTLFLKRKTPISYKDSVINNFDVKPFCDIMKANNSILDATLCVSEERDPWIFTLLKKIYKEGVAISAGTDQIVDLKRPYPRLLDELESFVEKCGFSPIDALRSATIVSSRVIGQEKNIGTIENGKVADLLVLNGDPLIDMRKLRDINMVIKFGKIVDIK from the coding sequence ATGAAATCAAAAATAAAGTCACTCTTCATATTTACGTTTTTTTTCCTTTTGTGCAGACAGGCGGCTTCAGCGGCTAATACAGATACCAGCTTGCTGATTTTGAAAAACGTAAATGTACTGGACGTCAATACAGGTAAATATCTGAAAGGGAGGAATGTTGCCATCTCGCAGGGAAGAATTCTGAGTATTGATGCTGGTAAAAAGATTTGGAAAAATGCTAAAGTAGTGGATCTGTCGGGCAAATATCTTATTCCCGGGTTAATAGATGGCCATGTCCATGTTTCTGCCCATAAAAAGAATAACATGGAAAACACTTACAGCCATTTAAATTACTATTTGCGCCATGGCGTAACCTCTGTTAGGGACGCTTCGGGAGATGGTGCGTCGTTACTAGCTGCGCAACGTGCCATTAATAATGGTGAGCGGCGGGGGGCAAGCGTATATTTTGCAGCCTTGATGGCTGGTGACTGGTATTTTAACAGAGACCTAAACTTAAGAAAGGACCCCTATTTGCCATGGGAACAGCTGGTCACCGAAAAAACCAATTTGGATAGTGCCATGCGTGTGGCAAAGGCTTGCGGGGCAACAGGTGTTAAACTATATCATTCATTTGATAAGGTGTTATTGCCTAAAGTTGTTGCCTCAGCGAAAGCTCAGGGACTTAAAACCTGGGGACATGTGATGATGTATCCAGCTAATCCCATTGACGTAGCTTCATCTGGTGTTGAAGTACTTTCGCATGTTTTTATGCTGGAGAATTTGGTAACCGATACTTTGTTTTTAAAAAGGAAAACGCCCATTAGTTATAAAGATAGTGTGATCAATAATTTTGATGTCAAACCTTTCTGCGATATTATGAAAGCCAATAATAGTATACTTGATGCTACACTTTGCGTCTCTGAGGAACGTGACCCTTGGATTTTCACATTGTTGAAAAAGATCTACAAAGAAGGTGTGGCCATAAGTGCTGGAACTGATCAGATCGTAGATCTTAAAAGACCTTATCCCAGGTTGCTGGATGAGTTGGAATCCTTTGTTGAAAAATGTGGTTTTAGTCCTATCGATGCGCTTAGATCCGCAACTATTGTTTCTTCGAGAGTAATTGGTCAGGAGAAAAATATAGGAACTATTGAAAATGGTAAAGTAGCAGACCTGCTGGTATTAAATGGTGATCCGTTAATTGATATGAGGAAACTTAGGGATATCAATATGGTTATTAAATTTGGTAAGATCGTAGATATAAAGTAG